From Bradysia coprophila strain Holo2 chromosome IV unlocalized genomic scaffold, BU_Bcop_v1 contig_5, whole genome shotgun sequence, one genomic window encodes:
- the LOC119071615 gene encoding uncharacterized protein LOC119071615, translated as MPQGKLKQKTKVPNSVKAKKKGSAFTTRARAPIQPKKHKFAEQQKLKQIVSKSVNKSVEQEMRSRAKEGHLNLSKAQLAVAKHHKDKSDAVKTEESAME; from the exons ATGCCTCAAGGAAAACTCAAGCAAAAGACCAAGGTCCCCAATTCAGTCAAGGCCAAAAAGAAAGGCAGTGCATTCACCACCAGAGCAC GCGCTCcaattcaaccgaaaaaacataaatttgctgaGCAACAAAAACTGAAACAAATTGTGTCCAAGTCAGTGAACAAGTCGGTTGAACAGGAAATGAGAAGTCGAGCGAAGGAGGGACACCTTAATTTGAGTAAAGCACAACTAGCGGTTGCTAAACATCACAAGGACAAATCTGATGCTGTAAAGACGGAGGAGTCAGCGATGGAATAG